A window of the Thalassospira indica genome harbors these coding sequences:
- the rpoD gene encoding RNA polymerase sigma factor RpoD, with product MSSKTSNAEEKKNSSENADGPLLDTYKSAIKKLIAKGKEKGHISVDELNAALPSEHFSSEQIEDVMSNLNEMGINVIDGDEADDNDDSDDSEADPRGNISEDDVGRTDDPVRMYLREMGSVELLSREGEIAIAKRIEAGRDMMIGGICESPLTIRAIVNWHDQLQAGELLLRDVIDLETTYGGGPEAEIAAAEGDEEDTDVDPEADVESFESANDDDDEEAETETPEGITDDAEEEEDEDDESEESEGEDGESTGEREGDDDDDDENEQVNVSLSKMEEELTEQVLEKFELIAKTYEKLHKAQEQRLVAMNKGEAVPAATEKRYNKLKNEMVDLMEDVHLNNFRIEELLDHLTGLNNRLLGLEGKLLRFADRCKIKRPDFIKQYQGHELDPNWMERVGGLPGKGWKAFVERYPDEIANLREGVGGVSAEVGLPIGEFRRVYGVVNKGEREAGRAKKEMIEANLRLVISIAKKYTNRGLQFLDLIQEGNIGLMKAVDKFEYRRGYKFSTYATWWIRQAITRSIADQARTIRIPVHMIETINKLVRTSRQMLHEIGREPTPEELAEKLQMPLEKVRKVLKIAKEPISLETPIGDEEDSHLGDFIEDKNAVQPLDAAIQANLRETTTRVLASLTPREERVLRMRFGIGMNTDHTLEEVGQQFSVTRERIRQIEAKALRKLKHPSRSRKLRSFLDY from the coding sequence ATGTCGTCTAAGACTTCGAACGCTGAAGAGAAAAAGAACTCTTCTGAAAACGCAGACGGACCTCTTCTCGATACATATAAGTCGGCCATAAAAAAGCTCATTGCCAAGGGCAAGGAGAAAGGCCACATCTCGGTCGATGAATTGAACGCGGCTCTGCCGTCCGAGCACTTCTCCTCGGAGCAGATCGAAGACGTGATGAGCAATCTCAACGAGATGGGCATCAATGTCATCGATGGCGACGAAGCCGACGACAATGACGACAGCGATGATTCCGAAGCCGATCCGCGTGGCAACATCTCTGAGGATGATGTTGGGCGGACCGATGATCCGGTGCGTATGTATCTTCGCGAAATGGGCAGTGTTGAACTGCTGTCGCGCGAAGGCGAAATCGCCATTGCCAAACGTATCGAAGCCGGTCGTGACATGATGATCGGCGGGATTTGTGAATCCCCGCTGACCATTCGTGCGATTGTAAACTGGCATGATCAGCTTCAGGCTGGCGAACTTCTGCTGCGTGACGTCATTGACCTTGAAACCACCTATGGCGGTGGCCCGGAAGCGGAAATTGCCGCTGCCGAAGGCGATGAAGAAGACACCGACGTCGATCCAGAGGCCGATGTCGAAAGCTTCGAGTCGGCCAATGACGACGATGACGAAGAAGCCGAGACCGAAACCCCCGAAGGCATCACCGACGATGCCGAGGAAGAAGAGGACGAAGACGACGAGTCTGAGGAATCAGAGGGTGAAGACGGCGAAAGCACCGGTGAACGCGAAGGCGATGATGACGACGATGACGAGAACGAGCAGGTCAACGTCTCTCTTTCCAAAATGGAAGAGGAACTGACCGAGCAGGTTCTCGAGAAGTTCGAGCTGATCGCCAAGACCTATGAGAAATTGCACAAGGCGCAGGAACAGCGTCTGGTCGCGATGAACAAGGGTGAAGCCGTTCCGGCTGCGACCGAAAAACGCTATAACAAGCTCAAGAACGAGATGGTCGACCTCATGGAAGATGTTCACCTGAACAACTTCCGTATCGAGGAACTGCTTGACCATCTGACCGGTTTGAACAACCGTCTGCTTGGCCTTGAAGGCAAGCTTCTGCGCTTTGCCGACCGTTGCAAGATCAAACGTCCTGATTTCATCAAACAGTATCAGGGGCATGAACTTGACCCGAACTGGATGGAACGCGTTGGCGGCCTGCCGGGGAAGGGCTGGAAGGCGTTTGTTGAACGCTATCCCGACGAAATCGCCAACCTGCGCGAAGGCGTTGGTGGCGTTTCGGCCGAAGTTGGCCTTCCGATTGGCGAATTCCGCCGCGTTTACGGCGTGGTCAACAAGGGCGAACGCGAAGCAGGCCGTGCGAAGAAAGAGATGATCGAGGCCAACCTGCGTCTCGTGATCTCGATCGCCAAGAAATATACCAACCGTGGTCTTCAGTTCCTTGACCTTATTCAGGAAGGCAATATCGGCCTGATGAAGGCGGTGGACAAGTTTGAGTACCGCCGTGGGTACAAGTTCTCGACCTATGCGACCTGGTGGATCCGTCAGGCGATCACGCGTTCTATTGCCGACCAGGCCCGTACGATCCGTATTCCGGTTCACATGATAGAGACCATCAACAAGCTGGTGCGTACCTCGCGCCAGATGTTGCATGAAATCGGCCGTGAACCGACCCCGGAAGAGCTGGCTGAAAAGCTGCAGATGCCGCTTGAGAAGGTCCGCAAGGTTCTAAAAATCGCCAAGGAGCCTATCTCGCTCGAAACTCCGATCGGGGACGAGGAAGACAGCCATCTGGGCGATTTCATCGAGGACAAGAACGCCGTTCAGCCGCTTGATGCAGCGATCCAGGCCAACCTGCGTGAAACAACCACGCGTGTTCTGGCATCGCTCACCCCGCGTGAAGAACGTGTTCTGCGTATGCGTTTCGGGATCGGTATGAACACCGACCACACCCTCGAAGAGGTTGGTCAGCAGTTCTCTGTGACCCGCGAACGTATCCGTCAGATCGAGGCAAAAGCGCTGCGCAAGCTCAAGCATCCGTCGCGCTCGCGCAAACTGCGTTCGTTCCTCGATTATTAA
- a CDS encoding tyrosine-type recombinase/integrase, which yields MADENPLKLNLPGLICEKLPSGNERYRVRVEGSPKRRIRLHIQPDHKQFMEHYHAARAGIELSPEPDSPADRHVRESLDWLIAKYLDALQSKVDADLASPLTMMQRRGLLNELGNRINEDGNRFGNCHMLMPTSEIYKVHEALGNTPGKADNLLKSVKAMYRWAKRTGTAHINPAEGVERYNINRGGATPWSVEDLKKYRSVHKPGTNAHLCITLFMFTACRISDAYRLGREHEFTRDDMLGLGWQPKKKGSKYVAIPMLTPLVKATRAPTVQGQTYLLTEYGQPFKSEKGLANRFKKWCLEAGLPDRTSHGIRKAAGKLLTEMGCTQYQVMAIHGHAVAQTSEVYTKDADRWLLAKEAMQRLKHVDW from the coding sequence ATGGCCGACGAGAACCCCTTGAAACTTAATCTGCCTGGACTGATTTGCGAGAAACTTCCATCCGGTAATGAACGCTATCGCGTCCGTGTGGAAGGATCGCCCAAGCGCAGGATCCGGCTGCACATTCAGCCCGATCATAAGCAGTTCATGGAGCATTATCACGCGGCGCGGGCAGGCATAGAACTATCCCCGGAACCAGACAGCCCAGCCGACCGGCATGTCCGCGAAAGCCTCGATTGGCTGATTGCAAAATATCTGGACGCCCTTCAAAGCAAGGTTGATGCCGATCTTGCATCGCCTCTGACTATGATGCAGCGGCGCGGACTTTTGAACGAACTTGGCAACCGGATCAATGAAGACGGCAACAGGTTTGGTAACTGCCACATGTTGATGCCTACATCCGAGATTTATAAGGTTCATGAAGCACTCGGCAACACACCGGGCAAGGCCGACAATCTTCTGAAGTCGGTCAAGGCCATGTACCGGTGGGCTAAACGAACTGGCACCGCGCATATCAATCCCGCTGAAGGCGTTGAACGCTACAACATCAATCGCGGCGGCGCGACACCGTGGTCTGTTGAAGACCTGAAGAAATACCGATCGGTTCACAAACCCGGAACCAATGCCCACCTTTGCATTACCCTGTTTATGTTTACCGCTTGCCGGATCAGTGACGCCTATCGTCTGGGGCGCGAACATGAATTCACCCGGGACGATATGCTTGGGCTTGGCTGGCAACCGAAGAAAAAGGGATCGAAGTATGTCGCCATCCCGATGCTTACCCCCTTGGTCAAGGCCACACGCGCACCCACCGTTCAGGGCCAGACATACTTGCTGACCGAATACGGCCAGCCGTTCAAATCGGAAAAGGGCCTCGCGAACAGGTTCAAGAAATGGTGCCTTGAGGCCGGACTTCCCGACCGCACCAGTCACGGGATCCGAAAGGCTGCTGGAAAGCTGCTGACCGAAATGGGATGCACACAGTATCAGGTGATGGCCATACATGGACACGCTGTCGCCCAGACATCCGAAGTCTATACCAAGGATGCCGATCGGTGGCTTCTGGCCAAGGAAGCAATGCAGCGATTGAAACACGTCGACTGGTAG